The Onthophagus taurus isolate NC chromosome 2, IU_Otau_3.0, whole genome shotgun sequence genome includes a window with the following:
- the LOC111427181 gene encoding large neutral amino acids transporter small subunit 1: protein MDEKKVEDEVTLKPKMTLLNGITVIVGSIIGSGIFVSPAGVLMHTGSVNLSLIVWIASGIFSMVGAYCYAELGTMIRKSGADYAYIMVTFGPFLAFIRLWIECMIVRPCSQAIVALTFSVYVMKPFFPDCQPPEDAARMLAVCCICVLTFVNCYDVKWATRVQDVFTYAKLAALFVIIAAGFYQLALGKTEHFTFTNTKTEITSIALSFYSGLFAYNGWNYLNFIIEELKDPVRNLPRAIAISCTLVTVVYVFTNVAFYTTLSPAEVIGSEAVAVSFANILFGPMAWTIPVFVALSTFGAVNGILLTSSRLFYSGACEGQMPELLTMIQQKRMTPAPAVLVMAVLSMLYLTSSDIFALINYVGFATWLSIGVSVLCLPWLRWKQPNLERPIKVNLIWPILYLLATAFVTAVPMIASPVETGIGLLMILSSIPVYFVFILWKDKPQWFAKGTYGVTITFQRLLMVVGKAKSAKV, encoded by the exons ATTTTCGTGTCACCTGCCGGTGTCTTAATGCACACCGGTAGTGTTAATTTGTCACTAATTGTTTGGATTGCATCCGGAATTTTTTCTATG GTTGGAGCTTATTGTTATGCAGAATTAGGAACGATGATAAGAAAAAGTGGCGCCGATTACGCTTAcataatggtaacatttggacCATTTTTAGCATTTATAAGATTATGGATTGAGTGTATGATAGTTCGACCATGTTCCCAAGCAATTGTCGCTTTAACGTTTAGCGTTTACGTTATGAAACCGTTCTTTCCCGATTGTCAACCACCAGAAGATGCAGCAAGAATGTTAGCAGTCTGTTGTATAt gtgtTTTAACTTTTGTAAATTGTTATGATGTTAAATGGGCAACACGAGTACAAGATGTTTTTACTTATGCAAAATTAGCAGCGTTATTTGTAATTATTGCAGCTGGATTTTATCAATTAGCCTTAG GTAAAACGGAGCATTTTACTTTTACGAATACAAAAACCGAAATCACGTCGATAGCATTGTCCTTCTACTCTGGTCTGTTCGCTTACAATGGCTG GAATTACCTCAATTTCATCATAGAAGAATTGAAAGACCCAGTTAG AAATCTTCCGAGAGCTATCGCAATTTCTTGCACGTTAGTAACTGTCGTGTACGTCTTCACCAACGTGGCGTTTTACACAACTTTATCGCCTGCTGAAGTGATCGGTTCAGAAGCTGTGGCGGTTAGTTTTGCCAACATTCTATTCGGACCGATGGCATGGACTATTCCAGTTTTTGTGGCCTTGTCCACATTCGGAGCTGTTAATGGAATCCTTTTAACATCGTCCAGACTCTTTTATTCAGGCGCTTGTGAAGGACAAATGCCCGAATTATTAACGATGATCCAACAGAAGAGAATGACACCAGCACCAGCTGTTTTAGTCATg GCTGTTTTATCGATGTTGTATCTTACAAGTTCTGATATATTcgcattaattaattatgttggATTTGCTACTTgg ttgagTATAGGAGTATCAGTTCTTTGTTTACCATGGTTAAGATGGAAACAACCTAATTTGGAACGTCCAATTAAAGTGAATTTGATTTGGccaattctttatttattagcAACGGCTTTTGTAACAGCCGTTCCTATGATTGCGAGTCCCGTCGAAACGGGTATTGGTTTGTTAATGATTCTTTCATCCATTCCCGTTTATTTCGTGTTTATCCTCTGGAAAGATAAACCGCAATGGTTCGCTAAAGGAACTTACGGAGTTACGATAACATTCCAACGTTTACTGATGGTCGTTGGGAAAGCAAAATCCGCCAAAGTGTAA
- the LOC111427179 gene encoding lysyl oxidase homolog 3, whose translation MNENVKWSFWLILLIILIHDFNCDEDIKQKKANLVKKHLKRLKKEEGGIKLVGGRDEYEGNVEVLHNGQWGSICDDEWDSAEANVVCKQLGYENGTGKPTYSSHFGPARRRYWMDNIYCDGTEDEITKCRFDGWGNNDCDYTEAAGVICTSPDPEIKSKKPEEKIFSKMPSKLSVRLQGGRIETEGRVELKSKMGWSTICGDGWSLLEATIVCKTLSLGYANDAMQTTYFGGDITNTTFYGIKCIGNENTLSECKYEHLKTGECNSLDVATVQCTESMADLVIDHTELIRTAHLEDKQMFYLQCAMEENCLASQAYVIQKENPNWHLETRRLLRFTASIINIGTADFRPFIPKHLWEWHMCHMHYHSMEVFATFDIYNSEGRRVAEGHKASFCLEDNKCLPGVTPKYACANYGEQGISVNCTDIYKYTVDCQWVDISELEPGQYTLKVAVNPEFKVPEITYENNAAVCEFYYTHTQGVIRNCRITRP comes from the exons ATGAATGAAAATGTTAAGTGGAGtttttggttaattttattaattattttgattcacGATTTTAATTGCGACGAagatattaaacaaaaaaaggcaaatttagtaaaaaaacATCTTAAGAGGCTTAAAAAAGAGGAAGGTGGGATTAAATTAGTTGGAGGTCGAGATGAATACgaag GAAACGTGGAGGTTCTACACAATGGGCAATGGGGGTCGATTTGTGACGATGAATGGGATTCGGCTGAAGCAAACGTTGTTTGTAAACAGTTAGGTTATGAAAATGGAACTGGAAAACCAACTTATAGCTCGCATTTTGGTCCAGCAAGAA gaAGATATTGGATGgataatatttattgtgatGGCACTGAAGACGAAATCACGAAATGTCGATTTGATGGTTGGGGAAATAACGATTGTGATTACACGGAAGCTGCAGGAGTTATTTGTACATCACCCGATCccgaaattaaatcaaaaaaaccggaagaaaaaatatt TTCAAAAATGCCATCGAAACTATCTGTTAGACTTCAAGGTGGTCGTATCGAAACTGAAGGAAGAGTAGAGCTTAAATCGAAAATGGGTTGGTCAACAATTTGCGGTGATGGATGGTCTCTCCTCGAAGCGACGATAGTTTGTAAAACCCTCTCGTTAGGTTACGCAAACGATGCTATGCAAACAACTTATTTCGGTGGCGACATCACAAATACAACTTTTTACGGAATAAAATGTATAGGAAACGAAAACACTTTAAGCGAATGCAAATATGAACATTTAAAAACGGGGGAATGTAACAGTTTAGATGTTGCTACCGTTCAATGTACAGAATCGATGGCAGATTTAGTTATAGACCACACAGAATTAATTAGAACGGCTCATTTAGAAGATAAACAAATGTTTTACCTACAATGTGCGATggaagaaaattgtttagcATCTCAAGCAtacgttattcaaaaagaaaatcctAATTGGCATTTAGAAACGAGAAGATTATTGAGATTTACCGCTAGCATCATAAATATTGGTACTGCGGATTTCAGACCGTTTATTCCAAAGCATTTGTGGGAATGGCACATGTGCCATAT gcaTTATCATAGCATGGAAGTATTTGCCACATTCGATATCTATAACTCTGAAGGACGAAGAGTCGCTGAGGGCCATAAAGCGTCGTTTTGTTTAGAGGATAACAAATGTTTACCGGGAGTTACACCTAAATACGCTTGTGCGAATTATGGGGAACAAGGTATCTCTGTAAATTGTACTGACATTTATAAGTATACAGTTGATTGCCAATGGGTGGATATAAGCGAGTTAGAACCTGGGCAATATACGTTGAAAGTGGCCGTAAATCCTGAATTTAAGGTCCCAGAGATTACATATGAGAATAACGCAGCCGTTTGTGAGTTTTATTACACACATACGCAAGGAGTAATAAGAAATTGTAGAATAACACGACcttga
- the LOC111427453 gene encoding cGMP-specific 3',5'-cyclic phosphodiesterase → MSQCPAAEENSLESVGEWLEVHADDLEIWLRDHSTPELRQRIQKAILPPTTLAKRTSITSDLFQLWLATSPAKNDQQNSGSRQTKDLESMDESELFMELIRDVANELDIDVLCHKILKNVSLLTHADRGSLFLARGPPNDRYLVAKLFDVRHDSLLEEAVKQARAEDIKIPFGVGIAGTVAQYKTLINIKDAYNDPRFNSEIDNKTGYKTNLILCMPICNYEGEVIGVAQIINKVDDTLEFTQHDVEVFQRYLTFCGIGIQNAQLFEVSVLEYRRNQILLNLARSIFEEQNNLECLVTKIMREAQILLKCERCAVYLLDLDCCEASHLERILERPGKIIERHGPLSRLQSDTVTAEDMIESGIKKPSTFTTVFELRAPGTQTLVSRPSQFDLKTSTLAQIAGYAAATGQILNIGDVRAWLNEQHSEGDAESARTILCMPIINGQKTLIGVAQLINKTNGTSFTDCDVSLFEAFAIFCGLGIHNTQMYENACKLMAKQKVALECLSYHATANREDSLKLSKDDIPSAETFNLYSFSFIDFDLTDDDTCRATLRMFLELNLVQEYHIPYEVLCRWILSVKKNYRPVKYHNWRHALNVAQTMFAMFKTGKMDRFMNDLEIFGLLVACLCHDLDHRGTNNAFQMKTDSPLAILYSTSTMEHHHFDQCVMILNTDSNNIFQALSPDDYRKIMKIVESAILSTDLAMYFKKRNKFLELIENGEFDWQSDEKKELLSGMMMTACDVSAIAKPWDVQHRVAKMVADEFFDQGDLEKLQLKEQPVAMMDRERKDELPQMQVGFIDVICLPLYRVLSETFPWVRPLYAGTMENRQHWQDLAEKVEMGLTWIDHDTIDKPVEAFTDPEETKDIELTVQTLKTSTSNQNLPPLSHKLKRRQKFCCFL, encoded by the exons ATGTCACAGTGTCCGGCAGCCGAGGAGAACAGTCTGGAGTCGGTCGGAGAATGGCTGGAAGTGCACGCGGACGATTTGGAGATTTGGCTACGTGACCACTCAACGCCGGAATTAAGACAACGAATTCAAAAGGCGATTCTTCCTCCCACGACTCTCGCGAAGAGAACTTCTATAACCTCGGATTTATTTCAACTATGGTTGGCCACATCTCCGGCGAAGAATGACCAACAAAATTCTGGCTCGCGCCAAACGAAAGATTTGGAGAGTATGGACGAGTCGGAATTGTTTATGGAACTGATAAGGGATGTAGCCAACGAATTAGACATTGACGTGTTGTGTCACAAGATTCTCAAGAACGTTAGCTTACTTACTCACGCGGACAGGGGATCGCTGTTCTTGGCGAGAGGACCACCGAATGACAGGTACTTAGTGGCAAAGTTGTTCGATGTCCGGCACGATTCGTTGCTGGAGGAAGCTGTCAAACAAGCCAGAGCTGAAGATATCAAAATACCTTTTGGGGTTGGTATAGCTGGGACCGTTGCACagtacaaaactttgattaataTCAAGGATGCTTATAAT gaTCCAAGATTCAACAGCGAGATCGACAACAAGACTGGTTATAAGACCAATTTAATATTATGTATGCCCATTTGCAACTATGAGGGTGAAGTGATTGGTGTTGCCCAAATTATCAATAAAGTTGATGATACGTTAGAGTTTACCCAGCATGATGTGGAGGTGTTTCAAAGGTATCTTACGTTTTGCGGAATTGGTATTCAAAATGCCCAACTGTTTGAAGTTAGCGTTTTAGAATATAGAAGAAATCAA attcttttaaatttagcgCGAAGTATCTTTGAAGAACAAAACAATTTGGAATGTCTCGTTACCAAAATTATGCGTGAAGCTCAGATTCTCTTAAAATGCGAACGATGTGCAGTGTATCTTTTGGATTTAGATTGCTGTGAAGCT AGTCATTTAGAGCGAATATTAGAGCGTCCTGGTAAAATAATTGAACGTCATGGTCCTTTAAGTCGCCTTCAAAGTGATACGGTAACCGCGGAAGATATGATTGAGAGCGGAATCAAAAAACCCAGCACTTTTACGACAGTTTTTGAACTTAGAGCACCGGGCACTCAAACATTAGTATCACGTCCTTCTCAATTCGATTTAAAAACTTCTACACTCGCCCAAATAGCTGGGTACGCAGCAGCAACCGGGCAAATCCTCAACATCGGTGATGTTCGAGCGTGGTTAAATGAACAACACAGTGAAGGAGACGCTGAAAGTGCCAGAACCATTCTTTGCATGCCGATTATTAACGgccaaaaaactttaattggTGTCGCgcagttaataaataaaacgaatggGACTTCGTTTACCGATTGTGATGTTTCGTTGTTTGAGGCGTTCGCAATTTTTTGTGGACTCGGTATCCATAACACACAAATGTACGAAAATGCGTGTAAATTAATGGCAAAACAAAAAGTGGCTTTGGAGTGTCTTTCTTATCATGCGACAGCCAACCGCGAggattcattaaaattatctaaagaTGATATACCGTCCGCAGAAACTTTCAATTTGTacagtttttcttttatcgaTTTCGACCTTACCGACGACGACACGTGTCGGGCCACGTTACGGATGTTCCTCGAGCTGAACCTGGTGCAGGAATATCACATACCTTACGAG GTACTCTGTAGATGGATACTAAgtgtaaaaaagaattatagaCCGGTAAAGTACCATAATTGGAGACACGCTTTAAATGTGGCTCAAACGATGTTTGCAATGTTTAAAACTGGGAAAATGGACCGATTTATGAACGATTTAGAAATTTTCGGACTTTTGGTGGCTTGTTTGTGCCATGATTTAGATCATAGAGGGACGAATAACGCTTTTCAAATGAAAACCGATTCCCCTTTGGCTATTTTATATTCAACCAGCACGATGGAACATCATCATTTCGATCAGTGCGTTATGATATTAAACACAGACAGCAATAACATTTTCCAA gCTTTATCGCCGGATGATTATcgaaaaatcatgaaaatcgTCGAAAGTGCTATTTTATCAACGGATTTAGCGATgtactttaaaaaaagaaataaatttttagaattaattgaaaacGGCGAATTCGATTGGCAAAGTGATGAGAAGAAAGAat tgttatcgGGCATGATGATGACTGCATGCGATGTTAGTGCCATCGCAAAACCTTGGGACGTTCAACACCGCGTAGCTAAAATGGTTGctgatgaattttttgatcAGGGGGATTTAGAAAAGCTTCAATTAAAAGAACAACCCGTT gcGATGATGGATCGAGAACGTAAAGATGAGTTACCACAAATGCAAGTTGGGTTTATAGACGTTATCTGTTTGCCACTTTACCGAGTTTTATCAGAAACTTTTCCTTGGGTACGTCCCCTTTATGCGGGCACAATGGAAAATCGCCAACACTGGCAGGATTTAGCAGAAAAAGTCGAAATGGGTTTAACGTGGATCGATCACGACACAATAGATAAACCAGTAGAAGCTTTCACAG atCCCGAGGAAACAAAAGATATAGAATTAACTGTACAGACATTAAAGACTTCGACGTCAAATCAAAACTTGCCGCCATTGAGTCATAAGCTAAAGCGAAGGCAGAAGTTTTGCTGCTTTTTGTGA
- the LOC111427433 gene encoding golgin subfamily A member 7 — protein sequence MSNHHNNGGRTAETEQMAPTQCLKVFIQRDYTDGTVVKFNTRFPQELEGRIERQAFEQTITKLNEYFAEAEKASCAAYCEGCLACLTAYLIYVCKETHYEKCLRKVSKYVAEQNERVYQPRGLNVTDPSLRGLRVIEISCLDRPPNA from the exons ATGAGTAATCACCACAATAACGGAGGTCGAACGGCTGAAACGGAACAAATGGCACCGACGCAGTGTTTGAAAGTGTTTATACAACGGGATTACACGGACGGAACAGTcgtcaaatttaatacaagGTTTCCACAAGAATTAGAGGGTCGG ATAGAAAGACAAGCGTTCGAACAGACCATAACCAAGTTAAATGAGTATTTTGCTGAAGCAGAAAAGGCATCTTGTGCTGCTTATTGCGAAGGATGTTTAGCATGTCTTACCgcttatttaatttatgtttgtaAGGAGACTCATTATGAGAAA TGTCTTAGGAAAGTATCTAAATATGTAGCAGAACAAAACGAAAGGGTTTATCAACCGAGAGGGTTAAATGTGACTGATCCTAGTTTGAGGGGTTTACGTGTGATCGAAATCAGCTGTCTGGACAGGCCTCCAAACGCATGA